The proteins below come from a single Gimesia alba genomic window:
- a CDS encoding NACHT domain-containing protein, whose product MAIRATPSKITAGEGFDFEDYVVAHFLILLLLQKAPLNPDYGFVSRLDFQTKTLGWFLDDLLITLKSPSGIKRWALSIKSNTQFSSKKAPQDFTRAIWQQFLSSEKINPHFEIDSDFLGMATAPHGTKVWKSIQGLLTKARSQHSADLMNRISLPGYAANEGPLLASLQCPNDLADMNEEETVRLVSCIFIEQFDFLEEPSKDYRAAIEFCRMAIRSESPDDAVALWENLVVLAKKARPKSGYYDLPKLAQQLRNSHDLKAFPRYKDDWNKIEEWTRKRLELVHMNIGPDINLERVNQRQKVLDAVNTHPAIAILGQSGVGKTVLLKQCTETWNREQLFVWIDASLLEEIELDELETRLGIRHPLHELFAAIHNQQLFLILDAVDRLVSRSSISRLSALIHAAVDTKVSSVRILISCQPEEWKRIYTELIRAECPINNWQELVIQSPTITQLTSVWDKFPSLLTLATRPHLSEIIRTPRILDLLASHLSAGKNINTDNWVGESSLVDWYWESVVKNGHFGIERSSFLQRLGQKQADHGIQNTPLIELLEGSQCLSSLITDRICVEKDEKIAFAHDSIGDWARQRVIIASTQNLDDFLATRTCRPHWHRAIRLYAVHLLEKNKDTSEWANLIDRIPKITDFLLDAVIFATNQTSLLKLIWTVLVRQEGELLKRFLRRFRHIASQPNQKLVQALSENGQGNAFSRTINRDPRSFWASWVAAFQFFEHHLEDLRMYAAVESANLAQTWLTMTPLDFPGRSTAARIAVSVAEDMHQSRLTNRYLEDEDASICYSAALAAAHELPDQLSTLIMQACSLTPVDFEVKDDGTKLTMDNSVKDRRRKRLQTQYQSPSWPDGPLFEVDEAFLDACISRSPPEVLMEINPTLTRQMLLAVLVEVKCNRSFDSDSSYFSDDDVAVKRLMQFHFPFYLQGPFLPFLQISPDEGIQTIVRLVNHATDRWCELPKYPRNRPINENGIPISQNGNRLQGEYECFYWNRGVSSCNGAVASSLMALEKWLITLFENKQSIECYIGNIFKESKSVAMIGMLADLGRQKPDLFKGILKPILLTPEFYAFDFFYNDSGFNFLGPQIDTRYGESYFNEQRDWLTAQFRKQPLIKIAAIMYGSDPEFRSCILSEIQNWSKRLNEDIPKDLIAILEHLYCVFSPDSWTKEPTDTNSEVWIFKQDFQSNESSKDEQLSDLNPFEKCEVLVQGCCDSISDPTRFHSSALEEFWEMGQQIRSELLTEDSDLEFEVLQVETAIAALLLSINAEWLNEYPDRLSWCETRLQRFTFELLAYKQSNDTTRLFTPALLLNVAGIAPRIWVNHLDDKKHREWIAIIATHFGNKITTILLKAAFEVRNAIGNSFPQLVHLVLRFSSADWEHHSEIKKYQDEDIFDMDKWWNAESKTFITNSLNPKFPHFNSTWQSQPRVWYANNRHNDRDTFHLVPPMSDSIVQAALSWIPPLNDATSQEERNSWIFLWQEALHMSTFLAQIRDIDGNILLDMHLDGGMPYRFDKWIFGKIAEVILESNDVNEVRPLWQPIIALGRQCSWWVREFLYPWFLGSLKSGDQETFFLIWREMVQMALQTNTWIEYREQSRMHGNDLWCDLIGVDKSYHLYWQSEHKHVFKQLTEWYEPVAIRVLILPDTAINLIRWLTLPAAESVLIPSLNWILKVAKDHPNWLNHEEHLGNEIACLLDHCWKSKEIEFGFNSDDSFHELVRLLSERQNPLAMDLEDRIAKGEI is encoded by the coding sequence ATGGCGATACGAGCGACTCCTTCCAAAATAACTGCAGGAGAAGGATTCGACTTTGAAGATTATGTTGTTGCCCACTTTCTTATTCTGTTACTACTTCAAAAGGCTCCATTAAATCCAGATTATGGTTTCGTTTCACGCCTCGATTTTCAGACCAAAACTCTCGGATGGTTCCTCGATGACTTATTGATTACACTCAAAAGTCCATCGGGAATAAAACGTTGGGCACTTTCTATAAAAAGTAACACTCAATTTTCAAGTAAAAAAGCACCGCAAGATTTTACCAGAGCGATATGGCAGCAGTTCCTCTCTTCAGAAAAGATTAATCCCCATTTTGAGATCGACAGTGACTTTCTTGGAATGGCAACAGCACCTCATGGGACAAAAGTATGGAAATCGATACAAGGTCTTCTAACAAAGGCGCGTTCTCAGCATTCTGCTGACCTCATGAATCGCATTTCCCTTCCTGGATATGCAGCGAACGAGGGGCCTTTACTTGCAAGTCTCCAATGCCCAAATGATCTCGCTGATATGAATGAGGAGGAGACAGTACGACTAGTTTCATGTATCTTTATTGAACAGTTTGATTTTCTTGAAGAACCTTCAAAAGATTATAGAGCGGCTATTGAATTCTGCCGAATGGCGATACGCTCTGAATCACCAGATGACGCAGTGGCACTATGGGAAAACTTGGTCGTTCTAGCCAAAAAAGCTAGACCTAAAAGTGGTTATTACGATCTTCCAAAGCTTGCCCAGCAACTTCGTAACTCACACGATTTGAAAGCGTTTCCTCGATATAAAGATGACTGGAATAAGATCGAAGAATGGACTAGAAAACGTCTGGAGCTAGTCCATATGAACATCGGCCCTGATATCAATTTAGAAAGAGTAAATCAGCGCCAAAAAGTTCTCGATGCAGTTAATACACACCCGGCAATCGCAATCTTAGGACAATCCGGGGTTGGAAAGACTGTTCTCCTCAAACAATGTACTGAGACATGGAACCGAGAACAACTTTTCGTCTGGATTGACGCATCTCTACTGGAAGAAATTGAACTTGATGAACTCGAAACGCGACTAGGTATCCGTCATCCTCTCCATGAGTTATTTGCGGCCATTCATAATCAACAGTTATTTCTTATCCTAGATGCTGTAGACCGACTAGTTTCAAGATCCTCGATATCTCGTCTTTCCGCCCTCATTCATGCAGCCGTGGATACTAAAGTAAGCTCCGTTCGAATACTAATATCCTGCCAACCTGAAGAGTGGAAAAGAATTTATACCGAATTGATCAGGGCTGAATGCCCAATCAATAACTGGCAAGAGTTAGTTATTCAATCGCCAACTATTACCCAACTAACATCTGTCTGGGATAAGTTTCCTTCACTATTAACTCTTGCAACAAGACCACATCTTTCAGAAATCATTAGAACACCACGTATACTTGATCTTCTAGCAAGTCATTTATCAGCTGGTAAGAATATCAATACAGATAATTGGGTAGGTGAATCAAGCCTAGTAGATTGGTACTGGGAATCAGTAGTCAAAAATGGACATTTTGGTATTGAACGTTCAAGCTTCTTGCAAAGACTTGGGCAAAAACAAGCAGATCATGGCATACAAAACACTCCACTTATTGAACTTTTAGAAGGAAGCCAGTGCCTTTCAAGTCTCATTACAGATCGCATCTGTGTTGAAAAAGACGAAAAAATTGCATTTGCTCACGACTCAATCGGAGATTGGGCAAGGCAAAGAGTAATTATCGCATCTACTCAGAATCTAGATGACTTTCTTGCCACTCGAACATGTCGCCCACATTGGCATCGTGCCATCCGTTTATACGCTGTACATCTACTAGAAAAAAATAAAGACACGTCTGAATGGGCAAACCTCATTGATCGTATTCCAAAGATCACAGACTTTCTGCTTGATGCTGTTATCTTTGCCACAAACCAAACAAGCCTTCTTAAACTCATCTGGACAGTATTAGTCAGACAAGAAGGAGAGTTACTGAAAAGGTTTCTCAGGCGATTCCGTCATATAGCATCACAACCTAATCAGAAATTGGTGCAAGCACTCTCAGAAAATGGTCAAGGCAATGCATTCTCTCGAACAATTAATCGAGATCCACGATCGTTTTGGGCATCATGGGTCGCCGCGTTCCAGTTTTTTGAACATCATCTTGAAGACCTTCGCATGTACGCTGCAGTTGAGAGTGCCAATCTTGCTCAGACTTGGCTAACGATGACGCCACTGGATTTCCCGGGAAGATCAACTGCAGCACGCATCGCTGTGAGTGTTGCAGAGGATATGCACCAGAGCCGATTAACAAACCGCTATTTAGAAGACGAAGATGCTTCGATCTGCTACTCAGCAGCACTCGCTGCAGCTCACGAATTACCAGACCAACTTTCCACTCTTATCATGCAGGCGTGTTCATTGACCCCTGTCGATTTTGAAGTGAAAGACGATGGTACTAAATTGACAATGGATAATTCTGTCAAAGACCGACGGCGTAAAAGATTGCAGACCCAGTATCAATCTCCGTCTTGGCCCGACGGACCATTATTTGAAGTTGATGAAGCTTTTCTCGATGCTTGTATCAGTAGAAGTCCACCAGAAGTTTTGATGGAGATCAATCCAACACTCACACGCCAAATGTTACTTGCGGTGCTCGTTGAAGTTAAATGCAATAGATCATTTGATAGCGATTCTTCATATTTTTCTGATGATGATGTAGCCGTAAAACGGCTCATGCAATTTCACTTCCCTTTTTATTTACAGGGACCATTTCTTCCTTTCCTCCAAATCTCACCAGATGAAGGGATACAAACAATTGTTAGATTAGTTAATCATGCCACTGACCGTTGGTGTGAACTACCTAAATACCCAAGAAATCGTCCAATCAATGAAAATGGTATCCCAATATCTCAAAACGGAAACCGTCTTCAAGGGGAATATGAATGCTTTTACTGGAATCGTGGAGTAAGTAGTTGTAATGGCGCAGTCGCTTCATCGCTGATGGCTCTCGAAAAATGGCTTATAACTCTTTTCGAAAACAAGCAATCGATAGAATGCTATATAGGAAATATTTTTAAAGAATCTAAATCTGTTGCGATGATTGGCATGTTGGCGGACCTGGGTAGACAAAAACCTGATCTATTCAAAGGCATTCTCAAACCTATATTATTAACTCCAGAATTCTATGCTTTCGACTTTTTTTATAATGATTCAGGATTCAATTTTCTCGGGCCGCAAATTGATACTCGATATGGAGAAAGCTACTTTAATGAACAAAGAGATTGGCTAACGGCACAATTCCGTAAACAACCACTCATCAAAATTGCAGCTATCATGTATGGCTCTGATCCAGAGTTTAGAAGTTGTATTCTTTCAGAAATTCAGAATTGGTCAAAACGATTAAATGAAGATATCCCCAAAGATCTCATTGCAATACTAGAACATCTATATTGCGTCTTCTCTCCAGATTCATGGACCAAAGAGCCTACTGACACTAATTCCGAAGTTTGGATATTCAAGCAAGATTTCCAGTCTAATGAATCGAGCAAAGACGAGCAGCTCAGTGATCTCAATCCATTCGAAAAATGTGAGGTTCTAGTTCAAGGATGCTGTGACTCTATTTCCGATCCTACCAGATTCCATTCATCGGCTCTTGAGGAATTTTGGGAAATGGGTCAACAAATTCGTTCAGAACTCCTGACTGAAGATAGTGATTTAGAATTTGAAGTGCTACAGGTTGAAACAGCGATAGCAGCATTACTTTTATCTATAAATGCAGAGTGGTTAAATGAATATCCGGATCGCCTCTCTTGGTGTGAAACACGTCTTCAAAGATTCACTTTCGAATTACTAGCCTATAAACAGTCAAACGATACAACAAGGTTATTCACTCCAGCATTACTTTTAAATGTAGCTGGCATTGCACCTCGGATATGGGTAAATCATCTAGATGACAAAAAACATCGGGAATGGATTGCCATTATTGCAACCCATTTTGGTAATAAAATAACAACAATTCTTTTGAAAGCCGCTTTTGAAGTCAGAAACGCAATCGGAAATTCATTTCCTCAACTTGTACATCTTGTCCTTCGTTTTTCTTCTGCAGATTGGGAACACCATTCAGAAATAAAAAAATATCAAGATGAAGATATTTTTGATATGGACAAATGGTGGAATGCCGAATCTAAAACGTTCATCACAAATTCACTCAATCCCAAATTCCCACATTTTAATTCGACATGGCAAAGTCAACCTCGAGTCTGGTATGCAAATAATCGACATAATGATCGTGACACCTTTCATCTCGTACCTCCAATGTCAGACTCGATCGTACAAGCTGCACTATCTTGGATTCCTCCTTTGAATGATGCCACATCCCAGGAAGAAAGAAATTCATGGATCTTCCTTTGGCAAGAAGCCCTCCATATGAGTACCTTTCTTGCTCAAATTCGAGACATAGATGGTAATATTCTCTTAGATATGCATCTTGATGGTGGGATGCCATATAGGTTCGATAAGTGGATATTTGGAAAAATTGCAGAGGTAATTCTAGAAAGCAATGACGTAAATGAAGTACGTCCTTTATGGCAACCCATTATTGCACTTGGAAGACAATGCAGTTGGTGGGTGAGGGAATTTCTTTATCCCTGGTTTTTGGGGTCGCTAAAATCTGGTGACCAAGAGACCTTTTTTCTGATTTGGAGAGAAATGGTTCAGATGGCTCTTCAGACCAACACATGGATAGAGTATCGAGAACAGAGTCGAATGCATGGAAACGATCTTTGGTGCGACTTAATCGGCGTTGACAAGTCCTATCACTTATACTGGCAAAGTGAACATAAACATGTTTTCAAACAATTAACTGAATGGTACGAGCCTGTTGCCATACGAGTCTTGATTTTACCTGACACAGCTATAAATCTAATTCGATGGTTAACTTTACCTGCTGCAGAGTCAGTTCTCATACCTTCTCTAAATTGGATTCTTAAGGTCGCAAAGGACCACCCTAACTGGCTTAACCATGAAGAGCATCTGGGAAATGAAATTGCATGTCTTCTAGATCACTGTTGGAAATCAAAAGAGATTGAGTTTGGATTCAATTCAGACGATTCATTCCACGAGCTCGTCCGACTTCTCTCAGAACGGCAAAATCCATTGGCGATGGACCTTGAAGACAGAATTGCAAAAGGAGAAATATAA
- a CDS encoding site-specific integrase, whose amino-acid sequence MANYNNSVRSEYFNGKLYDQMTDDLHLAGMAQRTIHGYLRAVRQLADYSKRSPDKVTEEQLRQWLLHLKIEKQFAYGSLRVAFSGTKFFFTRTCRRDWRTLSETKLQNIQSLPEVITPGQVQQIIDACTTIRMATFFWTVYSLGLRIDEGLNLHVGDIDGQRMMVHIHRGKGAKDRYIPLPSSTLVWLREYWITHRNPTFLFPADGRNHRQGATATTPMSMTAAQGAIKKITKQLKFGKKVSTHTLRHSYATHLLEAGASLKAIQKYLGHTSLQTTMIYLHLTETAEADTQKLINQLFVRKPLPQRFSDK is encoded by the coding sequence ATGGCGAATTACAACAACTCTGTCCGCTCCGAATATTTCAACGGCAAGCTTTATGATCAGATGACTGACGACCTGCATTTGGCCGGCATGGCACAGCGAACCATCCACGGCTACCTGCGAGCAGTCCGGCAATTGGCCGACTATTCAAAGCGTTCGCCCGACAAAGTTACCGAAGAGCAACTGCGGCAGTGGCTCCTGCACTTGAAGATCGAGAAGCAGTTTGCGTATGGATCGCTTCGAGTTGCTTTTAGCGGAACCAAGTTCTTCTTTACCCGAACTTGCCGGCGTGATTGGAGAACACTTTCCGAAACCAAACTTCAGAATATTCAATCGCTTCCGGAAGTCATCACCCCAGGCCAAGTGCAGCAAATCATTGATGCTTGCACGACGATTCGGATGGCTACGTTCTTCTGGACTGTCTATTCCCTCGGACTACGAATCGATGAAGGACTCAATCTTCACGTCGGAGATATCGACGGACAACGCATGATGGTTCATATCCACCGTGGCAAAGGGGCCAAGGACCGCTACATCCCCTTACCATCATCCACCTTGGTGTGGCTGCGAGAATACTGGATAACTCATCGTAACCCGACGTTTCTGTTTCCCGCTGATGGCCGCAATCATCGCCAGGGGGCGACAGCCACGACACCAATGAGCATGACTGCTGCCCAGGGAGCGATCAAGAAGATCACCAAACAATTGAAGTTTGGCAAAAAAGTATCAACCCATACTCTGCGGCACTCGTACGCCACTCATCTCCTCGAAGCGGGAGCAAGTCTCAAGGCGATTCAGAAGTACCTCGGTCACACCAGCCTCCAGACCACGATGATTTACCTGCATCTTACCGAGACCGCTGAGGCCGACACCCAGAAGTTGATCAACCAGCTCTTTGTTCGAAAGCCGCTGCCACAAAGGTTTAGCGACAAGTAG